A region of Chlamydia crocodili DNA encodes the following proteins:
- a CDS encoding DNA topoisomerase IV subunit B translates to MATYTEANVVSLASLEHIRLRAGMYIGRLGDGSQIEDGIYTLFKEVVDNAIDEFIMGHGKAISICADSTSITVRDHGRGIPLGKMIECVSKINTGAKYTQDVFHFSVGLNGVGLKAVNALSETFTVRSIRKKKYHLATFCKGILQDSRQGSTKDPDGTEITFSPDPTIFINFSFNDEFLRKKIRRYTYLHPGLEIICNNEIFVSQQGLQDLFKEEIPEETLYPPIVFQNSELSFLFTHLEAHNERYFSFVNGQETVDGGTHLTAFKEAIVKGINEYFGKTFTSNDVRDGLVGCIAIKIASPIFESQTKNKLGNTQIRSGIIKDVKSAIIQELKKNKPYADLLLDKIKLNEKTRKNIQFIKQDLKDKQKKLHYKIPKLRDCKFHYNERSLYGEASSIFVTEGESASASILSSRNPLTQAVFSLRGKPMNVFSLEEEKMYKNDELFYLATALGITKNSTQHLRYNKIILATDADVDGMHIRNLLITFFLKTFLPIVENHHLFILETPLFKVRYKDTTLYCYSDQEKIQAIQKLGKKETNLEVTRFKGLGEISPKEFKAFIGADMRLTPVTISSLDSLETLLQFYMGKNTKERKQFIMDNLITNL, encoded by the coding sequence ATGGCAACATATACTGAAGCTAATGTTGTTTCTCTAGCCTCTTTAGAACACATCCGCCTACGTGCGGGTATGTATATAGGCAGATTAGGGGACGGTTCCCAAATTGAAGATGGGATCTACACTTTATTTAAAGAAGTTGTAGATAATGCGATTGATGAATTTATCATGGGACATGGGAAAGCCATTTCCATTTGTGCTGATTCCACTAGTATAACTGTGCGTGATCATGGTCGAGGAATTCCCTTAGGAAAAATGATCGAATGCGTCTCTAAAATCAACACAGGAGCAAAGTATACTCAAGATGTTTTCCATTTTTCTGTAGGATTAAATGGTGTTGGGCTAAAAGCTGTGAATGCCCTTTCAGAGACATTTACAGTGCGCTCTATACGTAAAAAAAAATATCATCTCGCAACATTTTGCAAAGGCATTTTACAAGATTCTCGCCAGGGATCTACAAAAGATCCTGATGGAACAGAAATCACTTTTTCTCCGGATCCAACCATCTTTATCAATTTCTCTTTCAATGATGAGTTCTTAAGAAAGAAAATTCGACGTTATACCTATCTACATCCCGGCCTTGAAATAATTTGTAATAATGAAATTTTTGTATCACAACAAGGTCTTCAAGACCTGTTCAAAGAAGAAATTCCTGAAGAGACTCTCTATCCTCCTATAGTATTCCAAAATTCTGAATTATCCTTTCTATTTACCCATTTAGAAGCACATAATGAACGTTATTTCTCCTTCGTTAATGGTCAGGAAACTGTAGATGGTGGAACACATCTAACAGCCTTCAAAGAGGCTATTGTTAAGGGAATCAATGAGTATTTTGGAAAGACATTTACAAGTAATGATGTCCGTGATGGTCTAGTAGGATGCATTGCAATAAAAATCGCTTCACCGATTTTTGAATCTCAAACAAAAAATAAGCTTGGAAATACGCAAATTCGCTCGGGAATAATTAAGGATGTTAAAAGTGCTATTATTCAAGAGCTAAAAAAAAATAAACCTTATGCAGACCTTCTTCTCGATAAGATTAAGCTGAATGAGAAAACGCGTAAAAATATTCAATTTATCAAGCAAGATCTTAAAGACAAGCAAAAGAAGCTTCATTATAAAATTCCCAAACTTCGTGATTGTAAGTTCCACTATAATGAACGTTCCCTTTATGGTGAGGCTTCGTCTATTTTCGTAACAGAAGGAGAGTCTGCTTCAGCTTCTATTTTATCTTCGAGAAATCCACTAACACAAGCTGTGTTTTCACTTCGAGGGAAACCTATGAACGTTTTTTCTTTGGAAGAAGAAAAAATGTATAAAAATGATGAGCTATTTTACCTAGCCACCGCATTAGGAATTACAAAAAATAGTACGCAACATTTGCGTTATAATAAAATTATCCTCGCTACCGATGCTGATGTGGACGGTATGCATATTCGCAATTTACTAATTACATTCTTCTTAAAAACCTTCTTACCGATTGTTGAAAACCACCATCTATTTATCTTAGAAACACCTCTATTCAAGGTGCGTTACAAAGATACAACTCTATATTGCTATTCAGATCAGGAAAAAATACAGGCAATACAAAAACTAGGAAAAAAGGAAACTAATTTAGAAGTAACAAGATTTAAAGGTTTAGGGGAAATTTCTCCTAAAGAATTTAAGGCTTTTATTGGTGCAGATATGCGCCTAACTCCTGTAACAATTAGTTCATTAGACTCTTTAGAGACCCTTTTACAATTTTATATGGGGAAAAACACTAAAGAACGAAAACAGTTTATTATGGATAACCTTATTACCAACTTGTAG
- a CDS encoding glutamyl-tRNA reductase, which produces MVLGVVGISYREAALKEREAVINILKDFEANSLFSQRFFGGDGSFVLLLTCHRAEIYYFSKSNSNVQSELLSRISASGARPYCYQGLACFTHLFTVTSGMDSLISGETEIQGQVKRAYIKAKTERELPFALHFLFQKALKEGKDFRSQVSLSYPIVTIESVVEETLDLHGKSTKDKLLFIGYSDINRKIANGLSAKGYRNLIFCSRKNISIPYDTMARSQLSFREPYDVIFFGSSESAKDFSGLSLESLASIPSRVIFDFNVPRTFTLMERPKDIVCLDMDFISERVQKKLQISKQCTNKEKPFLALAARKQWEVYEKKCSHISSSQVRASRPKLLIL; this is translated from the coding sequence ATGGTCTTAGGAGTTGTTGGAATTAGCTATCGAGAGGCTGCTTTAAAAGAAAGAGAAGCAGTTATTAATATCTTAAAGGATTTTGAAGCTAATTCGTTATTTTCTCAACGTTTTTTCGGTGGTGACGGATCTTTCGTTTTACTACTTACATGTCATAGAGCTGAAATTTACTATTTTTCTAAAAGCAATAGTAATGTTCAATCTGAATTGCTTTCGCGGATTTCTGCTTCAGGAGCTCGTCCCTATTGTTATCAAGGATTAGCATGTTTCACCCATTTATTTACTGTTACTAGTGGTATGGATAGCTTGATTTCTGGCGAGACTGAAATTCAGGGGCAGGTGAAACGTGCTTATATTAAAGCAAAAACAGAACGAGAATTACCCTTTGCTCTACATTTTCTATTTCAGAAGGCTTTAAAAGAGGGAAAGGATTTTCGTTCCCAAGTCTCTTTGTCTTATCCTATTGTAACGATAGAGTCTGTAGTCGAGGAAACTCTAGACTTGCATGGTAAATCAACAAAAGACAAACTTTTATTTATCGGTTACTCTGATATTAATCGGAAGATCGCAAATGGGTTGAGTGCGAAAGGTTACCGAAATCTAATTTTTTGCTCTCGAAAAAATATTTCCATACCCTACGATACGATGGCTCGTAGTCAACTTTCTTTTAGGGAACCCTATGATGTCATTTTCTTTGGATCTTCGGAATCTGCTAAAGATTTTTCCGGATTATCTTTAGAAAGTTTGGCAAGCATCCCAAGCCGTGTGATTTTTGATTTTAATGTTCCACGTACTTTTACTTTAATGGAACGTCCAAAAGATATCGTATGTTTGGATATGGATTTTATTAGCGAGCGAGTGCAGAAGAAACTTCAAATTAGTAAGCAATGTACAAATAAAGAAAAACCATTTTTAGCTCTAGCAGCAAGAAAACAATGGGAAGTTTATGAAAAAAAGTGCTCACATATATCTTCGAGCCAGGTTCGAGCTTCTCGTCCTAAGCTGTTGATTCTTTAG
- a CDS encoding DUF5407 family protein, with protein sequence MSSGSGSSCSAFNFNDMLNGVCKYVQGVQQYLTELETSTQGTVDLGTMFNLQFRMQILSQYMEAVSNILTAVNTEMITMARAVKGS encoded by the coding sequence ATGAGTAGTGGTAGCGGGAGCAGTTGCTCAGCATTTAATTTTAATGACATGCTTAATGGCGTATGTAAGTACGTCCAAGGTGTGCAACAATATCTAACAGAATTAGAAACCTCAACGCAAGGTACCGTTGACTTAGGTACGATGTTCAATTTGCAATTTCGTATGCAAATTTTATCACAGTACATGGAAGCAGTATCCAACATCTTGACAGCAGTGAACACAGAGATGATCACTATGGCAAGAGCTGTTAAAGGAAGTTAA
- the sctD gene encoding type III secretion system inner membrane ring subunit SctD: MGARLIIDKGPLSGFVLVLEEGTSWSIGRDDATSDIQLEDPKLADTQVVISKEAGVYSVTNLDSTHPVTVNGKEIIETTSLQNGDILIFGSNQYSFFTNEFDPEDVVYDFDFSSENTTNVSPEPADSKKKTKKKTKSSQDGKKSSSSKQQDSSDTSPTDKDKELAEAFLASAKSEKNTSDQKVDIDTLPDTGTKKKKSPLGDVKNTETQHATMEENGALPNQNQQPLPDSDPANQEQSQESDRPKEGELVKESPASKKEEVTPQGTTTDENQDVEEPNDDKETSEETTDNKEEAEEKPEEENQKENKKTDKTEVLSPFNVQDLFRFDQGIFPAEIDDIVQKNVSVDLSQPSRFLLKVLAGANIGAEFHLDTGKSYILGSDPASADIVFNDLSVSHRHAKIIVSNDGSIMLEDLGSKNGVIIEGKKIEHSSTLSSNQVVALGTTLFLLIDHLAPADTIVASFAPEDYGLFGRPQDAEEVAEQAAQEEEEKRKRATLPTGSFILTLFIGGLAILFGIGTASLFHTKEVVPIENVDFQEDIERVVNTFPTVRYTFNKNNGQLFLIGHVKNSIDKSELLYKMDALSFIKSIDDNVIDDEAVWQEINILLSKRAEFKGVSMHSPEPGQFVITGYLKTEEQAVCLSDYLNVHFNYLSLLENKVIIESQMLKAIAGQLLQSGFANIHVAFVNGEVVLTGYVNNADGEKFRSVVQEISSLPGVRLVKNFVVLLPVEEGIIDLNLRYPSRYRVTGYSKYGDVSINVVVNGRILTRGDVIDGMTVTSIQPNCIFLEKEGLKYKIEYNK; encoded by the coding sequence ATGGGTGCACGTTTAATTATTGATAAAGGCCCGTTGTCAGGATTTGTTTTAGTTCTTGAAGAAGGAACAAGCTGGTCAATAGGAAGAGATGATGCAACTAGTGATATTCAGCTAGAAGATCCTAAGCTTGCCGATACTCAGGTTGTTATAAGTAAAGAAGCAGGTGTTTATTCTGTCACAAACTTAGACAGCACACATCCTGTTACTGTAAACGGAAAAGAGATAATAGAGACAACATCTCTACAAAATGGTGACATCTTAATATTTGGTAGCAATCAATATTCTTTTTTCACAAATGAATTTGATCCTGAAGATGTTGTTTACGATTTTGACTTTTCTTCAGAAAATACAACTAATGTCTCGCCTGAACCTGCCGATAGTAAAAAGAAGACGAAGAAGAAAACCAAGTCTTCACAAGACGGAAAAAAGTCTTCTTCTTCAAAGCAGCAAGATTCTTCCGATACTTCTCCTACTGATAAAGACAAAGAACTTGCTGAAGCTTTCTTGGCTTCTGCAAAGTCAGAGAAGAACACTTCCGATCAAAAAGTAGATATAGATACCCTACCTGATACCGGAACAAAAAAGAAAAAATCCCCATTGGGGGATGTAAAAAATACTGAAACCCAGCATGCTACTATGGAAGAAAACGGAGCTTTGCCTAATCAAAATCAGCAGCCGTTACCCGATTCTGACCCTGCCAACCAGGAACAGTCTCAAGAAAGTGATCGGCCTAAAGAAGGTGAGCTTGTCAAAGAATCTCCCGCTTCTAAGAAAGAAGAAGTAACTCCCCAAGGAACTACAACTGATGAGAATCAGGATGTAGAAGAGCCAAATGACGACAAAGAAACTTCTGAAGAAACGACTGATAACAAAGAAGAAGCTGAAGAGAAGCCCGAAGAGGAAAATCAGAAAGAGAACAAAAAAACTGATAAAACTGAAGTCTTGTCTCCGTTTAATGTACAAGATCTCTTTAGATTTGATCAGGGTATTTTTCCTGCAGAAATAGATGATATTGTTCAAAAAAATGTTTCTGTAGATCTTTCTCAACCCTCACGCTTTTTATTAAAAGTGTTAGCTGGAGCCAATATTGGTGCGGAATTCCATCTAGATACGGGAAAATCCTACATTTTAGGTAGCGATCCTGCGTCTGCAGATATTGTCTTTAATGATCTTAGCGTCTCACATCGCCATGCAAAAATCATCGTAAGTAACGATGGTTCTATCATGCTGGAAGATCTAGGAAGTAAAAACGGTGTAATCATCGAGGGAAAGAAAATAGAGCACAGCTCTACCCTAAGTTCTAATCAAGTTGTTGCTCTAGGAACAACTTTATTCTTGCTGATAGATCATCTTGCTCCTGCGGATACGATCGTAGCCTCATTTGCTCCAGAAGATTACGGTTTGTTTGGGCGTCCTCAAGATGCTGAGGAAGTGGCTGAGCAAGCTGCTCAGGAAGAAGAAGAAAAGCGTAAACGAGCTACTCTTCCTACAGGATCATTTATACTTACATTATTCATTGGTGGCTTAGCTATACTTTTCGGCATAGGCACAGCTTCTTTATTCCATACGAAAGAAGTCGTTCCTATCGAGAATGTAGACTTTCAAGAAGACATCGAACGTGTAGTAAATACATTTCCAACAGTTCGTTACACGTTTAATAAAAATAACGGTCAGCTCTTTTTAATTGGGCATGTAAAAAATAGTATTGATAAAAGTGAGCTTCTCTATAAGATGGACGCTTTGTCTTTCATCAAATCTATTGATGACAACGTCATTGATGATGAGGCTGTCTGGCAAGAAATTAACATATTGTTATCAAAAAGAGCAGAATTTAAGGGCGTGAGTATGCATTCTCCAGAGCCTGGCCAATTCGTGATAACAGGATATCTAAAAACAGAAGAGCAGGCTGTATGCCTCTCTGATTATCTTAATGTACATTTCAACTATCTTTCTCTACTTGAGAATAAGGTAATCATAGAATCGCAGATGTTGAAAGCTATTGCTGGCCAACTTTTGCAATCAGGATTTGCAAATATCCATGTAGCTTTTGTTAATGGCGAGGTTGTTCTTACCGGTTATGTAAACAATGCTGATGGAGAGAAATTCCGTTCCGTTGTTCAGGAGATTTCTAGTTTGCCTGGCGTGCGCCTTGTGAAAAACTTTGTTGTTTTGTTACCTGTTGAAGAAGGGATAATAGATTTAAATTTGCGGTATCCTAGCCGTTATCGTGTAACCGGGTATTCAAAATATGGTGACGTAAGCATTAATGTTGTAGTCAATGGCAGGATTTTGACCCGAGGTGACGTTATCGATGGAATGACGGTAACAAGCATCCAGCCGAACTGTATCTTTTTAGAGAAGGAAGGGTTGAAATATAAAATCGAGTACAATAAATAG
- a CDS encoding DUF5398 family protein gives MFNMENTAAKEDKSSHQLFDLEKDMQDLSKAQEIKANVQDKVQKLNASLREGSDKAFFEKQQALLAGYLALQKVLGRMNRKMV, from the coding sequence ATGTTTAATATGGAAAATACAGCTGCTAAAGAAGATAAATCTTCTCATCAGTTGTTTGATTTAGAGAAAGATATGCAGGATCTGAGTAAAGCTCAGGAGATCAAAGCTAATGTGCAGGATAAAGTGCAAAAATTGAACGCTTCTCTTCGTGAAGGTTCTGATAAAGCATTCTTTGAAAAGCAACAAGCATTGTTAGCAGGATATCTAGCCCTTCAGAAAGTTCTCGGGCGGATGAACCGCAAAATGGTTTAA
- a CDS encoding CesT family type III secretion system chaperone, with protein MLEKLIKNFATYIGITSTLEFDADGAYVLPISDLVKIRVLQNADNEIVFSAFLGELAPSADTNKVYLQMMVANLFGRETGGSALGLDSEGHVVMTRRIPEEVSYEDFARYIESFMNFSETWLEDLGLNKAQQGQ; from the coding sequence ATGTTGGAGAAATTGATAAAAAATTTTGCCACGTATATTGGTATAACGTCAACCCTCGAATTCGATGCTGATGGAGCATATGTCTTGCCTATAAGTGATCTTGTCAAGATACGTGTACTACAAAATGCAGATAATGAAATTGTATTTAGTGCTTTCTTAGGGGAGTTAGCTCCTTCTGCGGATACAAATAAAGTATACTTACAAATGATGGTAGCGAACTTGTTTGGTAGAGAAACAGGAGGTAGCGCTTTAGGATTGGATTCCGAAGGCCATGTTGTCATGACACGTAGAATTCCCGAAGAAGTTTCATATGAAGATTTTGCTCGTTACATAGAGAGTTTTATGAATTTTTCTGAAACCTGGCTAGAAGATTTGGGATTAAATAAAGCACAACAAGGACAATAG
- a CDS encoding CT668 family type III secretion system protein produces MIDPLQLFPKLDSDKETASIQKPSGTPLASELNKEVPAFSLGMSADALNKNVEDVKPNPMAMMQDRNSNIIDPELEEALDSEELKEQINNLKERLWDAQSTLQDQDQNKLSPEHFEAVSVIIDLINGDLSDIAEHTQQSLQKKTEEESDSVTRKMINWVSSGEEVLNRALLYFSDRNGERENLADFLKVQYAVQRATQRAELFASIVGTTVSSIKTIMTTQLG; encoded by the coding sequence ATGATAGATCCTTTGCAGCTTTTCCCGAAGCTAGACTCTGATAAAGAAACAGCTTCTATACAAAAGCCTTCAGGAACTCCTTTAGCAAGCGAACTAAATAAGGAAGTTCCTGCATTTTCTTTAGGAATGTCCGCAGATGCCCTTAATAAAAATGTTGAGGATGTAAAACCTAATCCTATGGCGATGATGCAAGATAGAAACTCTAACATCATCGATCCTGAATTAGAAGAAGCCTTGGACTCTGAAGAGCTCAAAGAACAAATAAATAATCTCAAAGAGCGCTTATGGGATGCACAATCAACCTTGCAAGACCAAGATCAAAATAAGTTGTCTCCTGAACATTTTGAAGCTGTTAGTGTAATTATTGATTTAATTAATGGAGATCTCAGTGACATAGCTGAGCATACACAGCAAAGCTTGCAGAAAAAGACAGAAGAAGAAAGTGATTCTGTTACACGTAAGATGATCAATTGGGTTTCCTCAGGAGAGGAAGTATTAAATAGAGCTCTTCTGTATTTTTCTGATAGAAACGGAGAGCGAGAAAATTTAGCCGACTTTTTAAAAGTACAGTACGCTGTTCAAAGAGCAACGCAAAGAGCAGAACTCTTTGCTAGTATCGTAGGAACTACGGTAAGTAGTATAAAGACGATAATGACCACACAATTAGGTTAA
- a CDS encoding CdsG family type III secretion system protein, with protein MADLELFKADFALLFEAGMLAIKQGDEESAKKLFQSLQILNPDHYGYELGLALIDLHKMEIFAAEERLSALAQKEVDNWSIKSFLSLTHMMIVLHQGSSFEVRRESLENCLKLADQVLENCEIESTRILAQSVLDWHDTLVAKSGGPLG; from the coding sequence ATGGCAGATTTGGAATTATTTAAAGCAGATTTTGCGTTGTTGTTTGAAGCTGGCATGTTGGCCATCAAACAAGGTGATGAAGAAAGCGCGAAAAAGCTTTTTCAGTCTTTACAAATCTTAAATCCTGACCATTATGGTTACGAATTAGGATTAGCATTGATTGACCTGCATAAGATGGAAATTTTTGCTGCAGAAGAGCGATTAAGTGCTTTAGCACAAAAAGAAGTCGATAATTGGAGCATTAAGTCTTTCCTTTCTCTAACACATATGATGATCGTCTTGCATCAGGGAAGCTCTTTCGAAGTGCGCCGTGAAAGCTTGGAAAACTGCTTAAAATTAGCTGATCAGGTGTTAGAAAATTGTGAAATAGAATCAACAAGAATTCTTGCCCAATCCGTTTTAGACTGGCATGATACTCTAGTAGCTAAAAGTGGTGGACCTTTAGGTTAA